GACTGCACTCTGTTTGTGGACTTTACTCCCAGTCCTACAAAGATATTCTGCACTGCCTCAAATGTGTATTTCAGCCCCTTTGGGTACTCAATATTCAGTGCGTAAAGAAGTCCAAAGAGTACCATAAAAGCAGTGGAAAAGTCTGGTAGATCATCCATGACCACAGTTTCCTCCAGGATGATGCCAAAGTTTATACATCTCTTTGTTGCCTGTGAGAGGTCATCTTCCATCACTTCAAGGATGGCCAAATTCACTCCTCTGGTGTAGGTCTCCTCCAAATCAGTGTCCTaagaataatataaatgtaatacaaataataaataaatcatagtaTAGAactctaaataattttttaaaaaggccCAAAAAAGATACTGGCAAATAACTTTTGTTTCCTTCCTTAAAAACCCATTTGCATGTCAGCtcttttattcaataaaacaacaacaatttccataaaataaataaattagaaatttaatGAGATTTTAAAGTTAAACACCTACCAGACAAGTCTTGGTTATTTTGTCATATTCCCTGAGGTACAAGGGAAGTCCCTGTAGAGCAGTAGTTGCTCTGTGAATTATGATGTCTGTTGTCTGTAGGAAGGATATAAATAATTAACCAtggataaaatcttttttttttttaacaatgtgtttaaaaaaaaatacaaaaacagttattttacCTAATAATTATTTCAGAAGTAATAACAACATTAGGATAGAGTTGCTTAAAATTACTAAGTAATAACATTAGGATGGTGTTGTTTTAGAGATAAACTGATTGCAATTTTCTTGACTGATTTAAATTTCAGATTTTAAGGTCAAATGTGACCTGCCAATACAGATTTTTGCAGATTTTCTTTctacaaacaaaaatatacttttattcaattttttaccATTTGACTGATCTGTCAAAATCTAAATGTCAGTAAATAGGTTACCGGACAAAATGAACATCGCTAAGATCATCGCTTCACCACTCTTCACCAAGTGCTTACACTGATACACGTACACAGGCATTTAAAAGCTTATATCTGCTTAGGGACAGATCCTGATAAACACGGGTTTCAAACAGTTAAGTGCCCATGTGAAAGCACTTGGTGTAGAGCGGTGAAGCGATGATCACTGGAGCCAATCACGGTCAGATCTGTTGAGCACATCAACACAATGgctaatcagcagtgtttaagaacctgcataacagtgcttaaatgttaacatgaatgtttttaatatgtcTGTACCAATTGGTACGAAAGTCAGTGATTTTAACAACCCGTCATCAGTAATTTACTAAATGAAACAGAAATTAACAAATTACCTAAACATATAACTACACGTAAAAGAAGAGCTGTGTTACGAATTTGTTacataaattgtaaatatttacaggTAAAAACACCAAAAGGTTTACAAGGAATCATACCTGATTATCAAAATGGTCCAGTATCATTTTCATGTTGTCTGCAAGGTCTTTGCACTTTGTTCGATACAGTTTGATCAGGGCATTGCTGTGTTTGTGGAGATTCGCCATGAATGATTTTTTGAGGTCAACACAAGTGATCCTTTGGAACTCGGCACAAACCTGGGGAAGTTAACAAAAAAAGGTCtatgaacaattatttaaaaagaaaatagtgaCAAATTTGACAAAATGACAATTACCTGCTCTTGCAAAAACAGGCCAGGCCATCTGTTTTTGACCACATGTACCAAGGGCTGCTCAGTAATAATTTCTTTTCTTCTGAGCGGGAAAGTAGTTTCCATCTTGGTTTTCAGAATTGCCATATCCATGTTCTTTCTCTTGACTTCTAGCTCAAGCTGTTCTCTTTCTTGCTCCAATGTAGCATCATCCAAACCAACAGGATTGTCTGGAAGAAAGTTGATTTCTGATCTTCTTGGTTTCTTTGGTGGAATTCTTGATCCATCATTTCTTTTATTATCTAGCTCAAAACATCCAGAACTGCGTAATTTTTGTCTATAATTTCCCATTTTAAATCTTAAACTCATCTTCCAGCCCTTGCATCCGGTGTCACAGCCAAGTTCCCTCAAACATGGATGTGTGGAAACTAATGCAACTGCCACTTGCTCCAATTCTGGATCAGTGGGGTAAGCTTTAAAAGAGTACATTGTTTCCGCCAACGTTTCCAGTATTTCAGTCTTCACATCTCGTGTAACATCCATGGTAGTCTTCTGTTTTTCATAGACTTCATTTGCTTTCCTCAGTCTGAACTCAACGTCATAAGAAAATTTTGGTATCACAAAAACTTGTGGCCAGCGTTCTTCTCTGACTGTGGAAGATGATGGACTGGAGAGATTGGACGAAATACTTGCAGTGTCAAGTGTAAAATCAGAGTTAGATGCAGGGCTCTCATTTCTTTGTTCTTCTGTTTCAGTTTCTGATGCTGTTTTTAACACTTCCCAGAAAATTTTTAGCGTGGCCTTATCAGGAGGAAGTTCTTCTATGCTACTCAAATTGCAAAGCTGACCACCAAAATCAGGGTCCTCATACTGGATCACAAAGTTTGTAGTAATTTTCAGTTTGTTGCAAAGTATCTCTTTTAGCTCATCAACTGATTTCGGCACATCGttaagtgacagcttttgtatgcAATCTGGAGCTACAATCACTCGCAGCAACATTGTtcttctgaaattaaaaaaacatttgagtaATCATGTTAACTTGTGTGCTTATGTTAATGCCTCTATCAGTTTTAGAGgacaaattcactttaatgtaacaaaaaacgTTTCGGTGTCACCATGAGGTTTCTTCCAATACTATAGGCTACAAGTGGATAGAAGTCATGTAAACACCTCAGCTCAGTAACAATCAGATCTTCGTATGGTAGAGATTCAACCTTAAAGGCCCCAAGATGTTCTACATACCAAGAAGAATATCTCTCCAGCACAAATGAGACCTCACTGTCCACTAACAAAATGCACCAGATCTTTGCAAACTCTGGCAAGCCACCACAGAGTCCAACTGACACCATCATATCTTTGGAGTATGAGGTCCCATGCATCACAGCATTTGACGCAAGAGATACAGTTTTAAGGTTGGAAAACTTTTTCTCTACAGCTATTTTCACCCGTCTTTCTAGAGAGGACATCTTCAAAACGTTTAATTTTTCAACATGAATGGACTGTGTGAAGAAGTTGGGAGACTGCAGGGCATGTGCAACCATCAGTTGGTGCTGGGTAGACAATGTCTGTaatatgtttttgtaattgtgtgtgttATGGACAACTCGTTTAAAGAAACTATGCTTAGCCTCAAACCGCATTGTCCACAACTCCACACAAGGACCAAAGTAGCGTATGAGGCCTGGGTAGTGTTCCAGGAAATGGtgttttggttttaatttttcatttggaAACACTTCTTGAAAAAAGCTGCGATGGTCTGATATTTTAGTCTCCAGGTAGGAAAGACTGTCCTCTGAAAATTTGGGTGAAACAACAAGCTCAACTATATCTTTCAGTTCCATCAAAAGTTGCCATGCTTTATTAGTTTCTGGAACAATGTGACCAATCATGAGTGGTAGGAGCCTAATCAGGGTCCAATTTTCATGCCCATTTCCACCAATTGATTTTTTGGAGGAAAATGATTTGGGTATTTTTTGAGGGCGGTTCACCTTGTCAGAAAAGCAGTAAGGGAAAGATTGAATTGTACCATTCAACTGGTCAAGAGTGAAATACTTTTCAGCTATTAGCTTCTGGAGACACAAAGACAACTCAAATGGCACAATTCCTTCAAACAAATCGTGCAACGGATCGGGCGGAAATCCGGTTACTGGATGAAACCAATCGAGATGAGACTGCAAGACACATTCACCTTTTACCCCCTGCACATTTGACAAAGCTGGGTTTGCTTTCAATTCCTCAACAAACTGATTGTGCTGTTGAATATTTCTTAGGGGAAAATGTCCCTTGCTCACACTAGATGTCTGTATGTCCTGAAAAGAAGCAAGACAAAACCTACAGAACTTGCCAACATGAAAACATTCCTGGAATCCCGCCAGGCCATGTGCCCCTAGATTGTCTGCAGACACAGTCACAACAGTTCCTTTGAAATTTTCCCCAAACTGATCTAAATACAAACCCTCCTTCTCAAGTGTCTGTATATCCTTCATTAATGGCTCAAAAAACATGTCATAGCCATATTCTCTTACATCACAACTCTTACCCAACAGGGCTAGTTGAATAGAGTGCAAATTTGTTCTGAATTGGGAGGGCCAGTTCAGAATCACCCAGTAGACTGCTGTAATCTTGTGTTTTTTACGCGAAGTTCCCAATGGATTGGCAACTTCAAAGTCATCAATATACAGGCCAAGTGATATAGAGAAATTCTCAGCACAGAGCAAAGGATGCTCTTTAAAGTGCTGGCCATCAAAACAAGATGCATAGAAGCCATTTGTGGAAGTATTAGAAAAAGTCTTCTGACTTATCTCACTAGTGCTTAGAAACTTTTTCAAGACCTCAAGAATCGGAACATacacaaaggttttgttttttggtctACTGAACACAAACTCAACTGGTTCAACAACATCAAAATGTTGTTTGAAATAAATGTTCCGTTTATAATCAGTAGACAAGGTTCCCTTTTCAGTGGTAGCATAAAGAGGATTTATCCTGTGCACAGCCTCAGTGATTTCTGTGATTACTGACTGCTCAACATTACAGTTATGGTTGCATAAAATATCTTGAATTACCTTTTCTATGGATGGTTTAGAAAGAATTTGTATTTCATTGAGACAATGGAAAATCTGCTTTGTAGCATTTCTAGATACACCCAATTCTGTCTGCATACAAAGAAACAGACACGCCAATTTCTTCTCAAGAATTTGGTCAACATCAACTTCATCGGCTtctgattctatttctttatctGATGTATCTTCAAAGCACTCTGAAGTTGAATCTGGTGAGTTATCGGAATCTCCGCGACTGACAGTTACAACTGATGACTTATAATCACTTGCAGTCTGTGTTTTGTGATGTTTGGACTTGTGGCTATGAAATGTAACATAGACATTGGTCTGAAAATTACAGTGCAGAAACGGGCATTGTACAGTCTCATTTCTTTTCAGGTGTGTACCCAGATGCCGCATAAAAACTTTTTCAGAACAAACATTGTGATAATCACACAAGTCACAGTTAAATGTGGCTTGCTCTGTCCTTTTATCAGAATTTGTGTGGACTCTATATAGATAACTTTTTAGTGCACCTGGTGTTTTGAAAGTGCAGACACACTCAGGGAACAGACATACCAATGGTACACGTCGGCTTGGGTACCAGTGCTTGAGCCTGTAGTGTCTTAACAGCAAATTTTGACTGGCAGACGCGTATTTACAGTACCTGCACTGCATCAATGtagatctgtaaaaaaaaaaaaatacacaaacattaaTAGTCAGATTAATCACATAGAAAAGGAAACAAacaattatattgttattgttgtatgACATTACTGCACATCTCTGAAACTAACCTTAcactatcaataataataacctcAGAATATCCCATAAATTGATCAGGGCAATCAATCTGAATTACTAGTTGCCTTAAGATATAAATCTTAGTATTTGTTGTAATTTATTTCAAAACCTATACTTGCATAATTACATGTTTTGTGCTGGTTCCTTGGCTGGTCATGGATAAATATGATATTAAAAATGCCAGTAAATTATCTTACTTTTCAAGTGTTTCACTGTATACACTTTCAgttcaaaatgaatgatttattactattattttggttttgatttgattttgtttgcTTAATAATAAGCAGTTGAAATAtacgcgctgtcactttaagagccacACTGATAGGATTTACGGCAACGCGCATATTCATTCACTCTTTATGTTCATTTATCACATAACAAAAGAGAGATTATGtgaaaaatattcataaacattTTTGCGCGTATATGAACATTTAGGTGGACCTTGAACTAAAAGATGACTTTACATGTCTGTGTTCTGTTCCGTCTCGAGGCTCTCCattgcgcttttaaaaacatgaatgaatctaATACACTTTGTTAACGTTACACTTATAAACAGTTTGCATATCAAAAtcaatcacagaaataaatccaTAAGGTTAATTGTTTAACCTTGACAGATCAGGGTTAAGTTCACAGTTCAATTTAAACGTCCATGGACGTTAATAACTTACAAAGTTAGCAACGTTTTTCAACAAATTTAGATGAAGTGCCTTAAACAAAGAACAACAATCTTTGTACACTTACTATTAAGATTGCTCTTCCACGGCTTGCCTCGTCCCCCACCGAAGTTCAATGCTTCCAGAAGTTTCTCCCGCTCTTCTCCCGCACTGAGACGTTGACGTTACGTAAGCGCAACCATCGCGTAACGAGGGCGTGGTTTAGCTTAGGAGAGAATGATGTGGTGATGGGATAATTTTACTGACTCGGaactttgagtctcgttcatcgagatgaacaaatctttttttcgagtcatttcgttaatttggttcaatttgccaaaatattattaaaatattacgaATTGCtttcaaacacatctacaacgagCCCAAAAGATTGATCACACgacaaataagtcataaatagaatactataaggaggagaa
This genomic interval from Danio aesculapii chromosome 15, fDanAes4.1, whole genome shotgun sequence contains the following:
- the LOC130241434 gene encoding uncharacterized protein LOC130241434; this translates as MLLRVIVAPDCIQKLSLNDVPKSVDELKEILCNKLKITTNFVIQYEDPDFGGQLCNLSSIEELPPDKATLKIFWEVLKTASETETEEQRNESPASNSDFTLDTASISSNLSSPSSSTVREERWPQVFVIPKFSYDVEFRLRKANEVYEKQKTTMDVTRDVKTEILETLAETMYSFKAYPTDPELEQVAVALVSTHPCLRELGCDTGCKGWKMSLRFKMGNYRQKLRSSGCFELDNKRNDGSRIPPKKPRRSEINFLPDNPVGLDDATLEQEREQLELEVKRKNMDMAILKTKMETTFPLRRKEIITEQPLVHVVKNRWPGLFLQEQVCAEFQRITCVDLKKSFMANLHKHSNALIKLYRTKCKDLADNMKMILDHFDNQTTDIIIHRATTALQGLPLYLREYDKITKTCLDTDLEETYTRGVNLAILEVMEDDLSQATKRCINFGIILEETVVMDDLPDFSTAFMVLFGLLYALNIEYPKGLKYTFEAVQNIFVGLGVKSTNRVQSLKNKLFTL